Proteins encoded by one window of Crassostrea angulata isolate pt1a10 chromosome 9, ASM2561291v2, whole genome shotgun sequence:
- the LOC128163140 gene encoding uncharacterized protein LOC128163140: protein MSALPVRSFMDGANTKWRHGYQPNYDAVNEKFMAEKTMNHKDGSLEQVVENLVKTWEMESSHKMDDADWKSVDKKVFTISSNGGKKFNLDDNISIGNYNILMCESPLYNAVKETNQSSHDLFRNVFKTGFAWEVLQVFSGPPLVSFTWRHWGTFEGDYKGTKATGETIEMYGNCVVKVNDDMKIQSIDVYYDPNPFLMKLTNWKSGAGCPVAK from the exons ATGTCTGCACTACCTGTTCGTAGCTTTATGGATGGCGCCAACACGAAGTGGCGTCATGGATACCAACCGAACTATGATGCCGTTAATGAGAAATTTATGGCAGAAAAAACAATGAATCATAAAGATGGATCTTTAGAACAAGTTGTTGAAAATTTGGTGAAAACTTGGGAAATGGAAAGTTCGCATAAGATGGATGACGCG GATTGGAAAAGCGTAGACAAAAAAGTTTTCACCATTTCTTCAAACGGAGGAAAGAAGTTTAACCTAGATGACAACATTAGTATTGGCAACTACAACATTTTAATGTGTGAAAGTCCTCTGTACAATGCCGTAAAAGAGACCAACCAATCATCACATGACTTGTTCCGGAACGTGTTTAAGACTGGATTTGCCTGGGAAGTGCTGCAAGTGTTCTCTG GACCGCCTTTGGTCTCGTTCACATGGAGACACTGGGGAACGTTTGAAGGTGACTATAAAGGTACTAAAGCTACAGGGGAGACAATCGAGATGTACGGCAACTGTGTGGTCAAGGTCAACGACGACATGAAAATCCAGTCTATTGATGTATATTATGATCCAAACCCTTTCTTGATGAAACTGACCAACTGGAAATCTGGAGCTGGCTGTCCAGTGGCTAAATAA
- the LOC128163583 gene encoding uncharacterized protein LOC128163583, whose product MSGTTRRQRVAVIGAGPAGLCCLKHLAAKPELFEPVAFERNFWPGGIWNYTDQTRKDAFGLPVHSALYNKLKINVPKELQEFPSFPYPKEWKTSYITRQQCWEYLNMFTDHFDIRKYIRFHSFVRNVKPLKEMNENGKPKWLVTFSPVTRMSEVNTEVFDAVLVSNGHDFNDYTPNIPGLELFEGRAIHSKEFRYEEHFDGLRVAILGCHYSGEDISMHVAKFAKKVYACHRRNPKEFPPSFPKEIEQRPPFVRMTRDSVVFPDGGSEKVDAVIFCTGYRFSYPFLKDDVITIKDERIEPIYKHMVHIEYNNLIFVGIPRQWSYFPHYHEMAKLAALILAGDVKLPSKENMLADSEADFQSRLKEGKPPSFAHYMGDIDRQFRYNEDLAKMGGFDPLPPVLEMMWDDVMDERYMNLPNCNTFDYEITGPQSYRCLNPEGIKTRFCKAENVKR is encoded by the exons ATGTCGGGGACAACTCGCAGACAGAGGGTAGCGGTTATCGGGGCCGGACCGGCGGGGCTGTGCTGTCTCAAG CATTTGGCTGCGAAACCCGAGCTCTTTGAACCTGTTGCCTTTGAGCGTAACTTCTGGCCGGGCGGGATTTGGAACTACACTGACCAGACCCGGAAAGACGCATTCGGACTTCCGGTACACTCTGCACTGTATAATAAGCTGAA GATAAATGTTCCTAAAGAACTACAGGAATTTCCAAGTTTCCCCTACCCAAAGGAATGGAAGACGTCCTACATCACGCGGCAGCAGTGCTGGGAATACCTCAACATGTTCACAGACCATTTCGACATCAGGAAGTATATCCGG TTTCATTCATTTGTTCGAAACGTGAAGCCATTGAAGGAGATGAACGAAAACGGCAAACCAAAATGGCTGGTGACCTTTTCACCCGTGACCCGAATGTCAGAGGTCAACACAGAAGTGTTCGACGCCGTACTTGTGAGCAACGG CCACGACTTCAACGACTACACGCCCAACATTCCCGGCCTGGAGCTGTTTGAGGGACGAGCTATCCATAGCAAGGAGTTCCGGTACGAGGAACACTTTGACGGACTTCGTGTGGCGATCCTCGGCTGCCACTATTCCGGAGAAGACATCTCTATGCATGTCGCTAAGTTTGCTAAGAAG GTATACGCCTGTCATCGAAGAAATCCAAAGGAATTTCCACCGTCTTTCCCGAAGGAAATCGAACAACGACCACCGTTCGTCCGCATGACCAGAGATTCAGTGGTTTTCCCGGACGGAGGTTCCGAGAAGGTGGACGCCGTTATATTCTGCACCGGATATCGCTTCTCTTATCCATTTTTAAAGGATGACGTCATCACAATCAAGGATGAGAGGATAGAGCCCATTTACAAACACATGGTGCACATTGAGTACAACAACCTGATATTTGTGGGAATTCCCCGACAATGGTCGTACTTTCCCCACTATCACGAAATGGCAAAACTTGCCGCGTTAATTTTGGCGGGAGACGTCAAACTGCCGTCCAAAGAGAACATGCTGGCGGACAGCGAGGCCGATTTCCAGTCGCGTTTGAAAGAAGGAAAGCCGCCTTCGTTTGCCCATTACATGGGGGACATCGACCGTCAGTTCCGGTATAACGAGGACCTGGCAAAGATGGGCGGGTTTGACCCACTTCCGCCTGTCCTGGAAATGATGTGGGATGACGTCATGGATGAGCGGTACATGAACCTCCCGAACTGTAACACGTTTGACTATGAGATCACAGGACCACAATCCTACCGCTGTCTGAATCCCGAGGGAATCAAAACCAGGTTCTGTAAGGCTGAAAATGTGAAGAGGTAA
- the LOC128164185 gene encoding uncharacterized protein LOC128164185, with translation MAMEMMDAVSARFFLFRSVVGFMLSQIGVFLLIPSLIAFSTKFPKVFDNQETDCSIKVAFTCILISTSVETLLWCWTLLVIFVAVESDGFCNLKCYHIEVLLHFLAAGCSGVGVSVFAYKYDRFVWYWIFAVAGGACAGANSFIGCCCQNIKRRVKNRFGDLEIGEELALPMKTKPHKR, from the exons ATGGCCATGGAGATGATGGACGCGGTATCTGCCCGCTTCTTCCTGTTTCGGAGTGTAGTGGGGTTCATGCTTTCACAGATCGGAGTCTTCCTTCTGATTCCGTCTCTGATAGCATTTTCCACAAAGTTTCCAAAAGTTTTCGACAACCAAGAAACAG ATTGCTCAATAAAGGTCGCCTTTACCTGTATTCTGATATCCACCAGCGTCGAGACGTTGCTATGGTGTTGGACTCTGTTAGTTATTTTCGTTGCCGTGGAGTCGGACGGCTTCTGTAATCTGAAATGTTACCACATCGAGGTGCTACTGCATTTTCTGGCGG CCGGCTGTTCCGGTGTTGGGGTTTCGGTCTTTGCCTACAAGTATGACAGATTCGTCTGGTACTGGATTTTTGCCGTGGCAGGCGGCGCATGCGCAGGAGCAAACTCATTCATTGGCTGCTGTTGTCAAAACATAAAACGGAGAGTTAAGAATCGTTTTGGAGATTTAGAAATCGGCGAAGAATTGGCCTTACCGATGAAGACAAAACCTCACAAACGTTAA
- the LOC128163790 gene encoding UPF0047 protein YjbQ-like isoform X1 yields MSQSGEGSVWYQREIAISAKKRGCHLITDDVLHQVPEIQKIKIGTANVHIKHTSASLCLNENWDPDVRVDMEMMMNKLIPESTPFKHSCEGPDDMPAHVKAAFIGTGVTIPISNGKFNLGTWQGLWLCEHRNSAGKRTLVVTVNGCPLR; encoded by the exons ATGTCTCAGTCGGGAGAAGGCAGCGTGTGGTACCAGAGGGAGATCGCTATTTCTGCCAAGAAGCGAGGATGTCACCTCATCACGGACGATGTCCTCCATCAAGTGCCGGAAATACAGAAGATCAAGATCGGAACCGCCAATGTCCACA ttaaacATACTTCAGCAAGCTTGTGTCTAAATGAG AACTGGGACCCAGATGTCAG GGTGGACATGGAGATGATGATGAATAAACTGATTCCTGAG AGTACTCCTTTTAAACACAGCTGTGAGGGCCCAGATGATATG CCAGCCCATGTGAAGGCGGCCTTCATTGGGACAGGGGTCACTATTCCCATCAGTAACGGAAAGTTCAACCTGGGAACCTGGCAAGGACTGTGGCTGTGTGAACACAGGAACTCTGCAG GAAAGAGAACTCTTGTTGTGACAGTGAATGGTTGTCCTCTGCGATGA
- the LOC128163789 gene encoding ankyrin repeat and SOCS box protein 11-like, producing the protein MSSNHIDLLEAVHAGDEGRVLSLLMIGCDQSMMDSALCWASRYDNVKILDHLLRAGADVNGEVWGGFTPLIWAAMFSSNPEVLQILLQAGSHINHASARYRQTALHAAVIRGHVAFTSLLLEAGAQPDVQDRMFKTPLLHAVQKSQPSCAALLIKHNCNVELSGWVNGLSTTPLTLALIQEDLEITKMLLLAGARFNNPAVYHSYTITQYYKTVEDTLNIEVRPVYLQQQCRVCIRQLLRPHFLQKLRELTLPRPLKSFIEISELDKINESM; encoded by the coding sequence ATGAGCAGCAATCACATTGATCTGCTGGAGGCGGTTCACGCAGGTGACGAGGGGCGGGTCCTGAGCCTGCTGATGATTGGCTGTGACCAATCAATGATGGACTCCGCCCTCTGCTGGGCGAGTCGCTATGATAATGTGAAGATCCTGGACCACCTGTTAAGAGCTGGGGCCGATGTGAACGGGGAGGTGTGGGGAGGGTTCACTCCCCTTATCTGGGCGGCCATGTTCTCCTCAAACCCAGAGGTTTTACAGATTCTTTTGCAGGCTGGGAGCCACATCAATCACGCATCTGCTAGGTACCGCCAGACAGCGCTACATGCTGCGGTGATCAGGGGCCATGTGGCGTTCACAAGTCTACTGCTGGAGGCCGGGGCCCAGCCGGACGTACAGGACCGCATGTTCAAAACACCGCTCCTCCACGCGGTGCAGAAGAGTCAGCCGTCTTGCGCTGCGCTGCTGATCAAACACAACTGTAATGTGGAGCTGTCTGGTTGGGTCAATGGACTGAGCACCACCCCGCTCACCCTGGCCCTCATACAGGAGGATCTGGAGATCACCAAGATGCTGCTGCTGGCTGGGGCACGATTCAACAACCCGGCCGTCTACCACTCCTATACCATCACTCAGTACTACAAGACTGTGGAGGACACCCTCAACATAGAGGTCCGGCCCGTATACTTACAGCAGCAGTGCCGTGTCTGTATACGCCAGCTGCTCAGACCTCACTTCCTACAGAAACTTAGGGAGCTCACTCTACCACGACCGTTAAAATCGTTCATCGAAATCTCAGAACTCGATAAAATCAATGAATCCATGTAA
- the LOC128163790 gene encoding UPF0047 protein YjbQ-like isoform X2 — MSQSGEGSVWYQREIAISAKKRGCHLITDDVLHQVPEIQKIKIGTANVHIKHTSASLCLNENWDPDVRVDMEMMMNKLIPESTPFKHSCEGPDDMPAHVKAAFIGTGVTIPISNGKFNLGTWQGLWLCEHRNSAGQ; from the exons ATGTCTCAGTCGGGAGAAGGCAGCGTGTGGTACCAGAGGGAGATCGCTATTTCTGCCAAGAAGCGAGGATGTCACCTCATCACGGACGATGTCCTCCATCAAGTGCCGGAAATACAGAAGATCAAGATCGGAACCGCCAATGTCCACA ttaaacATACTTCAGCAAGCTTGTGTCTAAATGAG AACTGGGACCCAGATGTCAG GGTGGACATGGAGATGATGATGAATAAACTGATTCCTGAG AGTACTCCTTTTAAACACAGCTGTGAGGGCCCAGATGATATG CCAGCCCATGTGAAGGCGGCCTTCATTGGGACAGGGGTCACTATTCCCATCAGTAACGGAAAGTTCAACCTGGGAACCTGGCAAGGACTGTGGCTGTGTGAACACAGGAACTCTGCAGGTCAGTGA